In Methylotenera sp. L2L1, the following proteins share a genomic window:
- a CDS encoding MFS transporter, whose amino-acid sequence MSNQFQLMREKRFRPFFFTQFLGAFNDNVFKTALITLVAFHTAKLTTIDGSTLATLLPGLFILPFFLFSATAGQLADKYEKSQIIRLVKVFEIGIMLFASAGFFLHNIWLLATALLMMGMHSTLFGPVKYSYLPQHLNEHEIVGGNGMVEMGSFVAILLGQVLGAWLAMQNEHAALTSITVLGIAILGYWTSRGVPNSPAAAPKLSINWNPITETYRSIKFIWQHQAIWLTIIAISWFWFYGATLLAQFPNFAKNILHGDESLFILLLSIFSLGIGIGSLMCEKLSKGKVELGLVLFGASGLTIFGVDLYLASTSIYESLNNKVLLDYTAFIAKHYDADGHLIFTYWRLLADIALIGVFGGLYIVPLYAFIQTHAEKSHQSRVIAANNILNALFMVISALFSVYIFNMGLNIPQLFLVTALLNVIIMIYLCIRQPVYLRSCITWLKPNS is encoded by the coding sequence ATGAGCAACCAGTTTCAATTGATGCGAGAAAAGCGTTTTCGTCCATTTTTCTTTACCCAGTTCTTAGGTGCATTTAATGACAATGTTTTTAAAACCGCACTAATCACACTGGTGGCATTTCACACCGCCAAACTCACCACGATAGACGGCAGCACACTAGCGACCTTGCTGCCGGGTTTATTCATTCTGCCATTTTTTCTATTCTCTGCCACCGCGGGGCAATTGGCAGATAAATATGAAAAGTCACAAATCATCCGTTTAGTTAAAGTATTTGAGATTGGCATCATGTTGTTTGCCAGCGCTGGATTTTTTCTACATAACATTTGGCTGTTAGCCACGGCATTATTGATGATGGGCATGCATTCCACACTATTTGGGCCAGTGAAATACTCCTACTTGCCGCAACACTTGAACGAGCATGAAATTGTGGGCGGCAACGGCATGGTAGAAATGGGAAGCTTTGTTGCAATTCTACTTGGGCAAGTGCTTGGCGCATGGCTCGCCATGCAGAACGAACATGCGGCATTAACCAGCATCACCGTTTTAGGCATCGCCATACTAGGCTACTGGACTAGCCGCGGCGTGCCAAACTCACCTGCAGCTGCCCCAAAACTCAGTATCAACTGGAACCCGATCACCGAAACCTATAGAAGTATCAAGTTTATCTGGCAACACCAAGCCATCTGGCTCACCATTATTGCCATTTCTTGGTTCTGGTTTTATGGCGCGACGCTACTGGCGCAATTCCCTAACTTTGCAAAAAACATATTGCATGGTGATGAAAGCCTGTTTATTTTGTTACTGTCTATTTTCTCATTGGGCATAGGCATAGGCTCACTCATGTGTGAAAAACTCTCTAAAGGGAAGGTCGAACTGGGCCTGGTACTGTTTGGCGCGTCAGGCTTAACTATATTCGGCGTTGATTTATATTTGGCCAGCACCAGCATCTATGAAAGCTTAAACAATAAAGTGTTGTTGGATTACACGGCATTTATTGCAAAGCACTACGATGCAGATGGACACTTAATCTTCACTTATTGGCGCTTACTTGCCGATATCGCATTGATTGGTGTGTTTGGTGGCTTATATATTGTGCCGCTATATGCATTTATCCAAACCCATGCTGAGAAAAGCCATCAATCACGTGTGATTGCGGCTAACAACATTCTAAATGCCTTATTTATGGTCATTTCAGCGCTATTTTCTGTGTACATTTTCAATATGGGATTGAACATTCCCCAGTTATTTTTAGTCACAGCACTGCTCAATGTCATCATCATGATTTATTTATGCATTCGACAGCCAGTTTACTTAAGGTCTTGTATTACTTGGTTGAAACCTAATTCATAA
- a CDS encoding ArsR/SmtB family transcription factor, translated as MKQIAEIPSSFKNTADIFIALGDEHRQLILLAFEKGEKLNILQIVSTTTLSRTAVTHHLKVLHRAGVLASEKIGKEVFFWINSPLIANALQQVLHYIQNET; from the coding sequence ATGAAACAAATAGCAGAAATTCCAAGCAGCTTCAAAAATACCGCTGATATTTTCATCGCCCTAGGTGACGAGCATAGACAGCTGATTCTGCTTGCTTTTGAAAAGGGTGAGAAACTAAATATTCTGCAAATTGTTTCCACCACCACACTCAGCCGCACCGCAGTAACGCATCACTTAAAAGTATTACACCGTGCAGGTGTATTGGCGTCAGAAAAAATAGGCAAAGAAGTCTTTTTCTGGATTAATAGCCCGTTAATTGCCAATGCCCTGCAACAAGTTCTGCATTACATCCAAAACGAAACCTAA
- a CDS encoding efflux RND transporter periplasmic adaptor subunit: MTNKLFVGLGLVVLLISGCHHKEEAKEEAFKLEVTNPLRKDTTITREHVSQIHAFIHIELRAFERGYLQDIFVDEGQVVTKGQRMFKIMPNLYQVDLQKSKAEAEMVRIEYQNTKALSDKNIVSPNELSLAKAKLDKAEAEVKLAQTHLSFTDINAPFSGIMDHFNVRNGSLVDEGDLLTTLSDISKMWVYFNVPESEYLDYKTSKHDQSPVKVKLKMANGEVFDQAGVIETIEADFDNKTGNIEFRAVFPNPNQLLRHGETGNILIDIPYKNALIIPQKATFEILDKTYVYVVNKDNKLEQRLITIAAELPHLFIVKSGLKDDDKVLLEGLRKVHNGQKIEVDFKQPAQVLSQLELHAE; the protein is encoded by the coding sequence ATGACCAATAAATTATTTGTAGGGTTGGGGCTAGTCGTCCTGTTGATTAGCGGTTGCCATCACAAAGAGGAAGCGAAAGAAGAGGCATTCAAACTTGAAGTTACAAATCCTTTGCGCAAAGACACCACCATTACGCGCGAGCATGTTAGCCAGATTCATGCGTTTATACATATTGAATTACGCGCCTTTGAGCGCGGCTATTTGCAAGATATCTTTGTAGATGAAGGGCAGGTGGTGACCAAGGGTCAGCGCATGTTCAAGATTATGCCTAATCTGTATCAGGTGGATTTGCAAAAGTCTAAAGCTGAGGCAGAGATGGTGCGTATCGAATACCAAAACACAAAAGCCTTGAGTGATAAAAATATTGTTTCTCCCAATGAGTTGTCACTGGCAAAAGCAAAGCTAGATAAGGCTGAGGCTGAAGTCAAACTTGCACAAACCCATTTAAGCTTTACCGATATCAATGCGCCTTTCAGCGGCATTATGGACCATTTTAATGTGAGAAATGGCAGCCTTGTCGATGAGGGTGATTTGTTAACAACGCTTTCTGATATCAGCAAAATGTGGGTTTATTTCAATGTGCCTGAGTCTGAATATTTAGATTACAAGACCAGCAAACATGACCAATCTCCAGTCAAGGTAAAGTTAAAAATGGCGAATGGGGAAGTATTTGACCAAGCTGGTGTGATTGAAACCATAGAAGCGGATTTTGATAATAAAACCGGCAATATTGAATTCAGAGCAGTTTTCCCCAACCCTAACCAACTGCTTAGACATGGTGAAACTGGCAACATCTTAATTGATATCCCATACAAGAATGCTCTAATCATTCCACAAAAGGCTACTTTCGAAATTCTGGATAAGACCTATGTGTACGTAGTGAATAAAGATAACAAATTGGAACAAAGGCTGATTACGATTGCTGCCGAGTTGCCGCACTTGTTTATTGTTAAAAGCGGTTTAAAAGACGATGACAAGGTGCTGCTAGAAGGTTTACGCAAAGTACATAACGGTCAGAAAATCGAAGTGGATTTTAAGCAGCCAGCGCAAGTGCTTTCTCAATTAGAACTTCATGCTGAATAG
- a CDS encoding amidohydrolase family protein — protein sequence MNRRQFLLGLSAIGASGLTIAGARYWPESGFTNPCFSHLPDELKQHPLMQKIWGDIDAAQVWDTHAHIIGAGDNGGGVWYNPDMDSWSHPILKIQKDFYMNGGCITSGREDETFIARMVDLSANMPAGYKTMLFAFDWTHNAQGQPEKAHSIFHIPDSYAESIAKQYPQHFEWVASIHPYRPDAIDALESAKANGARAIKWLPSGMGIDPSSPKCDKFYQKLAEFNMPIISHTGRESAVQGGDQSFGNPLHMRRALDAGVRVVLAHCASDGNDDDLDNHGKTIKSFELFTRIMDTPAYAELAFGEISAITLINHAWVIKPLLQRPDWHARLLNGSDYPLPGILPLVSTKQLFRAGLLEESHLLFLQTLRDYNPLMFDFAVKRLIQFNGASFGRKVFETRAFFDNATTNA from the coding sequence ATGAACCGCAGACAATTTTTACTTGGGCTATCAGCCATTGGTGCCAGCGGCCTTACCATTGCCGGCGCGAGATATTGGCCGGAATCAGGCTTCACCAACCCATGTTTCAGCCATTTACCGGATGAATTAAAGCAGCATCCACTGATGCAGAAAATATGGGGGGATATAGATGCCGCACAAGTATGGGATACCCATGCCCACATTATCGGCGCAGGAGATAACGGTGGTGGTGTATGGTACAACCCGGACATGGATAGCTGGTCGCACCCCATCTTGAAAATTCAAAAAGATTTCTACATGAATGGCGGCTGTATTACTAGCGGACGCGAAGATGAAACCTTCATCGCCCGCATGGTAGATTTGTCCGCTAACATGCCTGCTGGCTACAAAACCATGCTATTTGCGTTTGACTGGACGCATAACGCACAAGGCCAGCCCGAAAAAGCGCACTCTATCTTTCACATTCCTGATAGCTATGCTGAGAGCATTGCCAAACAGTATCCGCAACACTTTGAATGGGTCGCATCCATCCATCCCTATCGGCCAGATGCGATTGACGCATTAGAAAGTGCGAAAGCTAACGGCGCGCGTGCAATTAAATGGCTGCCTTCTGGTATGGGTATAGATCCAAGCTCACCTAAATGTGACAAGTTTTACCAAAAGCTAGCAGAATTTAACATGCCGATTATCAGCCATACTGGGCGTGAAAGTGCAGTACAGGGCGGTGACCAATCTTTTGGCAACCCACTACACATGCGTCGCGCACTGGATGCTGGTGTGCGTGTGGTACTCGCACATTGCGCCAGTGATGGCAATGACGATGACTTGGATAACCATGGAAAAACCATCAAAAGTTTTGAGCTATTTACAAGAATCATGGATACGCCTGCCTATGCAGAACTAGCATTCGGTGAGATATCAGCCATTACTTTAATTAACCATGCTTGGGTGATTAAACCATTACTGCAGCGCCCAGATTGGCATGCCCGCTTACTCAACGGTTCTGACTATCCATTACCCGGTATATTGCCATTAGTCTCCACCAAACAATTGTTTCGCGCAGGGTTATTGGAGGAGTCACACTTATTATTCTTACAAACCTTACGCGACTACAACCCATTGATGTTTGATTTTGCCGTAAAACGACTCATCCAATTTAATGGCGCTAGCTTTGGCCGCAAAGTTTTTGAAACCAGAGCATTTTTTGATAATGCCACGACTAATGCATAG
- the aas gene encoding bifunctional acyl-ACP--phospholipid O-acyltransferase/long-chain-fatty-acid--ACP ligase: protein MIATLLQLVCRIIFRVDVSGVANLPKQGKLLIIANHESFLDGLLLGLFLPIRATFVVHTTVLNHWFFRQVLRLTPYLAVDPTSPLAMKKVIKLLEAGKPVVIFPEGRITLTGSLMKVYDGPGFVAAKTDAIILPVRIDGAARSYFSRLRGSHPRKLFPKVTISILPIRHIGMPQAPTAKARRRLAGDAMRREMQNMLFSSAPISTLFSAFLDAIKTYGRGTMLVEDMRQVEESYGDLLKKSLALGRLTNKISSKHENIGVLMPNVTNTICLIFGMSAFGRVPAMLNYTAGSAGIQNACTAASVKTIISSREFIKAAKLEEVISGLKHIKIVYLEDLFKQFSWLDKLWLMGFAQWLPKLATHKCKSNDPAVVLFTSGSEGKPKGVVHTHTSILANIAQIKSVIDFSMQDKFMMVLPLFHAFGFTCGAIMPLVAGSKLFVYPSPLHYRVIPEVIYDRGCTVLFGTSTFLANYAKFANPYDFYKLRYVVAGAEKLNEEVRKTWMDKFGIRILEGYGATECAPVLAVNTPMANKLGSVGALMPSLESKLESIPGIEQGGLLSVRGPNVMLGYYLFDNPGVIQAPKDQWYNTGDIVEIDADGFVFIKGRVKRFAKVAGEMVSLETVESIANQASPQHQHAATTQTDLQRGENIILYTTDATLTRELLSASAKKLGSPELAIARKIILIEELPLLGTGKTDYVTLKQMAENEK from the coding sequence ATGATTGCAACGCTGTTACAACTGGTTTGTCGCATTATTTTCAGAGTAGATGTCTCTGGAGTTGCCAACCTGCCTAAACAAGGCAAGTTGTTGATTATTGCAAACCACGAATCCTTTTTAGATGGCTTGCTACTAGGCTTATTTTTGCCGATTCGCGCCACATTTGTTGTGCATACCACCGTACTGAACCATTGGTTTTTTAGACAAGTATTACGCCTGACGCCATACCTAGCGGTAGACCCAACCTCACCGCTCGCCATGAAAAAGGTCATTAAGTTGCTGGAGGCTGGCAAACCTGTAGTGATTTTCCCCGAAGGACGCATCACACTCACCGGTTCGTTAATGAAAGTCTATGACGGCCCCGGCTTTGTCGCGGCAAAAACAGATGCCATTATTTTGCCGGTACGCATTGACGGCGCAGCACGCTCTTACTTTAGCCGCCTCCGTGGCAGCCACCCCAGAAAACTATTCCCCAAAGTCACCATCAGCATCTTGCCTATACGCCACATTGGCATGCCGCAAGCGCCTACCGCTAAAGCCAGACGCAGACTGGCCGGTGACGCCATGCGCCGTGAGATGCAAAACATGCTGTTTAGCTCTGCGCCTATCAGCACCTTGTTTAGTGCGTTTCTGGATGCGATTAAAACCTATGGGCGCGGCACCATGCTGGTGGAAGACATGCGCCAGGTTGAAGAAAGCTATGGCGACTTGCTGAAAAAGAGCCTTGCCTTAGGACGCTTGACGAACAAAATCAGTAGCAAGCATGAAAACATAGGTGTACTTATGCCTAATGTCACCAACACCATTTGCCTGATATTTGGCATGAGCGCCTTTGGCCGCGTGCCGGCGATGCTGAACTACACCGCAGGTAGCGCTGGCATTCAAAACGCCTGTACCGCAGCCAGCGTTAAAACCATTATCAGCTCGCGTGAATTCATTAAAGCCGCCAAGTTAGAAGAAGTCATCTCCGGCTTAAAACACATCAAAATCGTCTATCTTGAAGACCTATTCAAACAATTTAGCTGGCTCGACAAACTGTGGCTCATGGGCTTTGCACAATGGCTACCTAAGCTGGCTACCCACAAATGTAAATCAAATGACCCAGCAGTCGTGCTGTTTACATCGGGCTCCGAAGGCAAGCCCAAAGGCGTGGTGCATACGCACACCAGCATCTTGGCGAATATTGCACAGATTAAATCCGTGATTGATTTTTCCATGCAGGACAAATTCATGATGGTGCTGCCGCTGTTCCATGCATTCGGCTTCACTTGCGGCGCAATCATGCCGTTAGTGGCGGGCAGTAAACTCTTTGTATACCCATCACCATTGCATTACCGTGTGATTCCGGAAGTGATTTACGACCGCGGCTGCACTGTACTGTTCGGCACCAGCACTTTCTTAGCTAACTACGCCAAATTCGCCAACCCTTATGATTTTTACAAACTACGTTATGTAGTCGCTGGTGCAGAAAAGCTCAACGAAGAAGTACGTAAAACCTGGATGGATAAATTTGGCATCCGCATACTTGAAGGCTATGGCGCTACCGAATGCGCACCAGTACTTGCCGTTAACACGCCTATGGCCAACAAACTGGGTTCAGTAGGCGCGCTTATGCCTAGCCTAGAATCCAAACTAGAAAGCATCCCCGGCATTGAGCAAGGTGGTTTACTCTCAGTACGCGGCCCCAACGTCATGCTCGGTTATTACCTGTTTGATAACCCAGGTGTGATACAAGCCCCTAAAGACCAGTGGTACAACACAGGCGATATCGTAGAAATTGATGCCGATGGCTTTGTGTTCATCAAAGGTCGCGTTAAACGCTTTGCAAAAGTAGCGGGCGAAATGGTTTCTCTAGAAACAGTAGAATCCATCGCCAACCAAGCCTCACCGCAACACCAACATGCAGCCACCACACAAACTGACTTGCAGCGTGGGGAAAATATCATTCTTTACACTACAGACGCAACACTCACTCGCGAGCTTCTTAGCGCTAGTGCTAAAAAGCTCGGCAGCCCTGAGCTTGCCATTGCACGCAAGATTATCCTGATAGAAGAGCTACCGTTATTAGGCACCGGAAAAACCGATTATGTGACTTTGAAGCAGATGGCAGAAAATGAAAAATAA
- a CDS encoding efflux RND transporter permease subunit: MLNIFIKRPVMAIVLSLIIVFLGFLSIRTLPTSQFPDIAPPRVIVSLAFPGASADVLVQSSLITIERAINGVPGMKYIISDATSAGEATIQVIFALGTDPNQAMINVKTRLDQVMSRLPELVQLEGVVVERVQPSMLMYINLFSKDKNADEKFLFNYANVNVIPEIQRVNGIASAKILGSRQYAMRIWLNPDRMRAYKVSIDEVMKAIGEQSIIGRPGRLGQSSGIAAQSKEYVLVYKGRYNKPEEYGDIIIRADSEGEILKLKDLAKIELGSEFFDIYSNKDGYPSSAIILKQNYGSNASEVIDQVKEKMKELEGSFPAGMEYEIDYDVSKFLDASIEKVLHTLVEAFLLVALVVFIFLGDWRSTLIPILAVPVSLIGTFFCMQMFGITINLITLFALVLAIGIVVDNAIVVVEAVHAKMEEDADITPYKATQKVLGEIGGAIVAITLVMTAVFVPAAFMTGPVGVFYRQFSITMASSIVISGVVALSLTPVLCAMLLKNHHGHPKRKTPIGYFIDMFNRWFERLTGRYTNLLNKVVTLRAVTILVLAGFAFGTFYINKTLPAGFIPGEDQGQIYAIIQTPPGSTLEATNKVARELQKEAEKIEGIASVSSLAGYEILTEGRGSNAGTCLINLKDWSDRDKSVHEIIEELEEKTKNFGAVVEFFEPPAVPGYGAASGLALRLLDKTDGTDYHEFDKINQEFMAALGKRKELTGLFTFYAANYPQYELEIDNKAAMQKGVSIGKAMENLNILIGSTYEQGFIRFNNFFKVYTQASPEFRRYPTDILNYYVKNDDGEMVPYSSFMKLKKKQGPNEITRYNLYNSATIRATPAKGYTTDDAIKAVQEVATATLPHGYDIGWEGLSFDEAKRGNEAVIIFAVVLVFVYMVLAAQYESFLLPLAVILSLPAGIFGTFLLLKTLGLANDIYAQLGLVMLVGLLGKNAVLIVEFAVQKHEQGMSVAAAAIEGAKARFRPILMTSFAFIAGLIPLVVATGAGAVGNRTIGTSALGGMLFGTVFGVILIPGLYYIFAKMEEGKSLIKNEDFEPLTELYHYNRDDNDE, from the coding sequence ATGCTTAATATTTTTATAAAAAGACCAGTGATGGCGATCGTGCTGTCGCTGATTATTGTGTTCTTGGGATTTTTATCCATTAGAACACTGCCTACCTCTCAGTTCCCTGATATTGCGCCACCGCGGGTGATTGTTTCATTAGCGTTTCCTGGTGCAAGTGCGGATGTGCTGGTGCAGTCTTCGCTTATCACCATAGAGCGTGCGATTAACGGTGTGCCGGGCATGAAATATATTATTTCAGATGCAACCAGTGCAGGTGAAGCCACTATTCAGGTGATTTTCGCGCTGGGTACCGACCCGAATCAGGCCATGATTAACGTGAAAACCCGTTTAGATCAGGTGATGAGCCGGCTGCCGGAACTAGTGCAGTTAGAAGGCGTAGTGGTGGAGCGTGTGCAGCCTAGTATGCTGATGTACATCAACTTATTCAGCAAAGATAAAAATGCTGATGAGAAGTTCCTATTCAACTATGCCAACGTCAATGTGATTCCTGAGATTCAGCGTGTCAACGGTATTGCCAGTGCCAAGATTTTAGGTAGCCGTCAGTATGCAATGCGTATTTGGCTTAACCCCGACAGAATGCGCGCTTACAAGGTTTCTATCGATGAAGTGATGAAGGCGATTGGTGAGCAAAGTATCATCGGCCGTCCGGGTCGATTGGGGCAAAGCTCCGGAATAGCTGCACAGTCTAAAGAGTATGTGTTGGTTTACAAGGGGCGCTACAACAAGCCTGAGGAGTATGGTGACATCATTATCCGTGCTGATTCTGAAGGTGAAATTCTGAAGCTGAAAGACTTGGCAAAAATAGAGTTAGGTAGTGAGTTCTTTGATATTTATTCCAATAAAGATGGTTACCCGTCTTCTGCGATTATTTTGAAACAAAATTACGGCAGTAATGCGAGTGAAGTGATTGACCAAGTTAAGGAGAAGATGAAAGAACTAGAAGGTTCGTTTCCAGCAGGCATGGAATATGAGATCGACTACGATGTTTCTAAGTTCTTGGATGCCTCGATTGAAAAAGTATTGCACACCTTAGTTGAAGCCTTTTTATTGGTTGCATTGGTGGTATTTATCTTTCTTGGTGATTGGCGCTCTACGCTGATTCCTATCTTGGCTGTACCAGTATCGTTGATCGGTACTTTCTTTTGTATGCAGATGTTTGGCATTACGATTAACCTCATTACCCTTTTTGCGCTGGTCTTGGCAATTGGTATTGTGGTTGATAATGCGATTGTGGTGGTAGAGGCGGTACACGCCAAAATGGAGGAAGATGCAGATATCACGCCATATAAAGCTACGCAAAAAGTATTAGGGGAAATTGGTGGTGCGATTGTGGCCATTACGCTGGTGATGACGGCAGTGTTTGTACCAGCTGCCTTTATGACAGGGCCAGTCGGTGTGTTCTACAGGCAATTCTCCATTACCATGGCCTCCTCTATTGTGATTTCTGGTGTGGTGGCGCTGTCTTTGACACCGGTACTTTGTGCCATGTTGTTGAAAAATCATCATGGGCATCCTAAGAGAAAAACACCAATAGGTTACTTTATCGATATGTTTAATCGTTGGTTTGAGCGTCTGACTGGTCGCTACACCAACTTATTAAACAAAGTGGTCACGTTGCGGGCTGTGACTATTTTGGTGTTGGCTGGGTTTGCGTTTGGCACTTTCTACATTAATAAAACCTTACCTGCTGGCTTTATCCCAGGAGAAGACCAAGGTCAGATTTATGCCATTATTCAAACGCCCCCAGGCAGTACGCTAGAGGCTACCAATAAGGTGGCACGCGAGCTGCAAAAAGAGGCAGAGAAAATTGAAGGGATTGCTTCGGTTTCATCCTTGGCCGGTTATGAGATTCTGACGGAAGGTCGCGGCTCAAATGCGGGTACGTGTTTGATCAACCTTAAAGACTGGTCTGACCGTGATAAATCGGTACATGAAATCATTGAGGAGCTTGAAGAAAAGACCAAGAACTTTGGTGCTGTGGTGGAGTTCTTCGAGCCGCCTGCAGTACCGGGCTATGGTGCAGCTTCTGGTTTGGCATTGCGTTTGTTAGATAAAACCGATGGCACTGATTATCATGAGTTTGACAAGATTAATCAGGAGTTCATGGCGGCATTAGGCAAGCGTAAAGAGCTAACAGGTCTGTTTACGTTCTATGCGGCAAACTACCCGCAATATGAGCTAGAAATAGACAATAAGGCTGCGATGCAAAAAGGGGTGTCCATTGGTAAAGCGATGGAAAATCTCAATATTTTGATTGGTAGTACGTATGAGCAGGGTTTCATCCGCTTCAATAACTTCTTTAAAGTGTATACACAGGCTAGCCCTGAGTTCCGTCGATACCCAACTGATATTTTGAATTACTACGTTAAAAACGATGATGGTGAAATGGTGCCGTATTCGTCTTTTATGAAGCTTAAGAAGAAGCAGGGCCCGAATGAGATTACACGTTACAACCTGTATAACTCAGCAACGATTCGCGCCACCCCTGCGAAAGGCTACACCACTGACGATGCAATTAAAGCTGTGCAGGAAGTAGCAACAGCAACGCTGCCACATGGATATGACATCGGATGGGAGGGCTTGTCTTTTGATGAAGCCAAGCGCGGAAACGAAGCGGTGATTATTTTTGCCGTGGTGTTGGTGTTTGTTTACATGGTGTTAGCTGCACAGTACGAAAGCTTCTTGCTACCACTCGCGGTGATTCTGTCATTGCCAGCCGGTATTTTCGGCACATTCCTCTTACTCAAAACCTTAGGTCTGGCCAATGATATCTATGCGCAACTTGGGCTGGTCATGCTGGTTGGTTTGTTAGGTAAGAACGCAGTGTTGATTGTGGAGTTTGCCGTACAAAAACACGAACAAGGGATGTCGGTAGCTGCTGCAGCGATAGAAGGCGCCAAAGCTCGTTTCCGCCCTATTTTAATGACATCATTTGCTTTCATTGCAGGCTTGATACCGCTGGTGGTTGCTACTGGCGCAGGTGCAGTCGGCAACCGCACCATCGGTACCTCTGCGTTAGGAGGGATGCTGTTTGGCACGGTGTTTGGTGTGATTCTGATCCCTGGGCTTTACTACATATTTGCAAAGATGGAAGAAGGTAAGTCATTGATTAAAAATGAAGACTTCGAGCCTTTAACTGAGTTGTATCACTACAATAGAGATGATAATGATGAATAA